A genomic region of Micromonospora sp. NBRC 110009 contains the following coding sequences:
- a CDS encoding cryptochrome/photolyase family protein — protein MSRRWLFADQLGPHFLDDRKQPVLLIESKAVFRRRVYHRQKAHLILSALRHRAAELGDQAIFLRAETYRQALQQVREPLEVCHPTSRRALAFVRDLDRVTVLPARGYVTSLADFADWADGRRGALRMEAFYRFAREHHGVLMQGGDPVGGRWSFDTENREPAPKGGKLDVAAPAMPKEDDIDAEVRADLDRWERQGIRFAGRDGPRRFPATAKEATARLRHFLRHRLAAFGPYEDAMLSTDPWLAHSMLSAAFNLGLLDPAEAVRGAEQAYRRGGAPLASVEGFIRQVMGWRDFIWHTYWYFEPNWRTSNELAARRSLPDWWHDLDADAVDAHCLSDVLGGVRDRGWVHHIPRLMVLGNYALQRGWRPAELVEWFHTRFVDGYEWVMTGNVIGMSQYADLGRMTTKPYVSGGAYINRMSDYCGGCRYDPRKRLGEKACPFTAGYWAFLSTNRPRIPANARMARALKQLERLSDLDAVVAQEKQRGSDPP, from the coding sequence ATGTCGCGGCGTTGGCTGTTTGCCGACCAGCTGGGGCCGCACTTCCTCGACGACCGGAAGCAACCGGTCCTGCTGATCGAGTCGAAGGCGGTCTTCCGGCGCCGCGTCTACCACCGGCAGAAGGCCCACCTGATCCTCTCCGCGCTGCGGCACCGCGCCGCCGAGCTGGGCGATCAGGCGATCTTCCTGCGCGCCGAGACGTACCGGCAGGCGCTGCAACAGGTTCGCGAGCCGCTGGAGGTCTGCCACCCGACGTCGCGCCGGGCCCTGGCCTTCGTCCGCGACCTGGACCGGGTCACCGTGCTGCCGGCCCGGGGATACGTGACCAGCCTGGCGGACTTCGCCGACTGGGCCGACGGGCGCCGGGGCGCGCTGCGGATGGAGGCGTTCTACCGGTTCGCCCGGGAGCACCACGGGGTGCTCATGCAGGGCGGCGACCCGGTGGGTGGCCGGTGGAGCTTCGACACCGAGAACCGCGAGCCGGCGCCGAAGGGCGGGAAGCTCGACGTGGCCGCCCCGGCGATGCCGAAGGAGGACGACATCGACGCGGAGGTCCGGGCCGACCTGGACCGCTGGGAGCGGCAGGGGATCCGGTTCGCCGGCCGGGACGGCCCCCGCCGGTTTCCCGCCACCGCGAAGGAGGCGACGGCCCGGCTGCGGCACTTCCTCCGGCACCGGCTCGCCGCGTTCGGCCCGTACGAGGACGCGATGCTCTCCACCGATCCGTGGCTGGCGCACAGCATGCTCTCCGCCGCGTTCAACCTGGGCCTGCTGGACCCGGCGGAGGCGGTCCGCGGCGCCGAGCAGGCGTACCGGCGGGGCGGGGCGCCGCTGGCCAGCGTGGAGGGCTTCATCCGGCAGGTGATGGGCTGGCGGGACTTCATCTGGCACACCTACTGGTACTTCGAGCCGAACTGGCGCACCAGCAACGAGCTGGCCGCCCGGCGGTCGCTGCCGGACTGGTGGCACGACCTGGACGCGGACGCGGTCGACGCGCACTGCCTGTCGGACGTGCTCGGCGGCGTCCGGGACCGGGGCTGGGTGCACCACATTCCCCGGCTGATGGTGCTCGGCAACTACGCTTTGCAGCGCGGCTGGCGCCCCGCCGAGCTGGTGGAGTGGTTCCACACCCGCTTCGTGGACGGCTACGAGTGGGTGATGACCGGCAACGTGATCGGCATGAGCCAGTACGCCGACCTGGGCCGGATGACCACGAAGCCGTACGTCTCCGGGGGCGCGTACATCAACCGGATGAGCGACTACTGCGGCGGCTGCCGGTACGACCCGAGGAAGCGGCTGGGCGAGAAGGCCTGCCCGTTCACCGCCGGCTACTGGGCGTTCCTGTCCACCAACCGCCCTCGCATCCCGGCCAACGCCCGGATGGCCCGCGCCCTGAAGCAGCTGGAGCGCCTCAGCGACCTGGACGCGGTGGTGGCGCAGGAGAAGCAGCGCGGCAGCGACCCACCCTGA
- the ileS gene encoding isoleucine--tRNA ligase, translated as MAYPLHDPTAGGVPASPDLPAVERRVLEHWTADKTFEASVETRPAGEDGKNEFVFYDGPPFANGLPHYGHLFTGYVKDVVPRYQTMRGKHVERRFGWDCHGLPAEVVAEKQLGITSKAEILDLGVARFNEACRTSVLEFTQDWERYVTRQARWVDFANDYKTLDLDYMESVMWAFRTLHDKGLVYEGFRVLAYCWRCETPLSNTETRMDDVYKDRHDPTLTVWFELTPDESAAELVRGPVRLGVWTTTPWTLPSNLALAVGPDIEYAVLERDGQRHVVGAARLGAYAKDLEGYEQVGTVYGRELVGRRYTPLYDFLVDQAGENAYQVLGADFVTTEDGTGIVHLAPAFGEDDQNTCNAAGIPTVVTVDDHTRFTALVPPYQGEQVFDVNKPVIRELKERGVVLKQDTYTHSYPHCWRCDTPLVYKAVSSWFVAVTQFKDRMVELNQQINWTPGHIKDGSFGKWLANARDWSISRNRFWGSPIPVWKSDDPNYPRVDVYGSLADLERDFGVRLTDLHRPAVDDLVRPNPDDPTGKSMMRRVPEVLDCWFESGSMPFAQVHYPFENREWFEHHYPGDFIVEYIGQTRGWFYTMHVLATALFDRPAFRNCLSHGILLGSDGRKMSKSLRNYPDVYHVFDAYGSDAMRWMLMSSPVLRGGDMAVTETLIRDAVRQVLLPLWNVWYFFSLYANADSYTAKRRTDSTHLLDRYVLAKTNELVSTVQGQLDAYDISGACASVRSYLDALTNWYVRRSRDRFWAGDADAFDTLWTVLETLCRVVAPLAPLTAEEIWRGLTGQRSVHLTDFPSAEEFPADHELVAAMDNVRAVASAALSLRKAKGLRVRLPLSKLTVASPVAAQLRPFADLVADEVNVKEVVFTDEVSAYCQQVLTVVPRALGPRVGKAVQQVIKAVKAGEWELVEGAPVAAGVTLAEGEYELRLVAADAEHSAPLPGGEGVVVLDTEVTPELAAEGLARDVVRVVQQARRDADLDVSDRIVVALSASEEVRAAVAAYTDFVAREVLADTIDFVEGVEGFAGEAGEGERVTVAVRRV; from the coding sequence ATGGCCTATCCGTTGCACGACCCGACCGCCGGCGGCGTCCCGGCGAGCCCGGACCTGCCCGCGGTCGAGCGCCGGGTCCTGGAGCACTGGACGGCCGACAAGACCTTCGAGGCGTCGGTGGAGACCCGTCCCGCCGGGGAGGACGGGAAGAACGAGTTCGTCTTCTACGACGGCCCGCCGTTCGCCAACGGCCTGCCGCACTACGGCCACCTCTTCACGGGGTACGTCAAGGACGTGGTGCCGCGCTACCAGACGATGCGCGGCAAGCACGTCGAGCGCCGGTTCGGCTGGGACTGCCACGGCCTGCCCGCCGAGGTGGTGGCCGAGAAGCAGCTCGGCATCACCAGCAAGGCGGAGATCCTCGACCTCGGCGTGGCCCGGTTCAACGAGGCCTGCCGCACCTCGGTGCTGGAGTTCACCCAGGACTGGGAGCGGTACGTCACCCGGCAGGCCCGCTGGGTCGACTTCGCCAACGACTACAAGACGCTCGACCTGGACTACATGGAAAGCGTCATGTGGGCCTTCCGGACCCTGCACGACAAGGGTCTGGTCTACGAGGGCTTCCGGGTGCTGGCGTACTGCTGGCGGTGCGAGACCCCGCTGTCCAACACCGAGACCCGGATGGACGACGTCTACAAGGACCGGCACGACCCGACCCTGACGGTCTGGTTCGAGCTGACCCCGGACGAGAGCGCGGCGGAGCTCGTCCGCGGCCCGGTCCGGCTCGGCGTCTGGACCACCACGCCGTGGACGCTGCCGTCGAACCTGGCGCTCGCCGTCGGCCCGGACATCGAGTACGCGGTGCTGGAGCGCGACGGGCAGCGCCACGTCGTCGGCGCGGCGCGCCTCGGCGCGTACGCCAAGGATCTGGAGGGATACGAGCAGGTCGGCACGGTGTACGGCCGCGAGCTGGTCGGGCGCCGCTACACCCCGCTCTACGACTTCCTCGTCGACCAGGCCGGCGAGAACGCCTACCAGGTCCTCGGCGCGGACTTCGTCACCACCGAGGACGGCACCGGGATCGTCCACCTGGCCCCGGCCTTCGGCGAGGACGACCAGAACACCTGCAACGCGGCCGGCATCCCGACCGTGGTGACCGTGGACGACCACACCCGGTTCACTGCGCTCGTCCCGCCGTACCAGGGCGAGCAGGTATTCGACGTGAACAAGCCGGTGATCCGGGAGCTGAAGGAGCGGGGGGTGGTGCTCAAGCAGGACACCTACACCCACTCCTACCCGCACTGCTGGCGCTGCGACACCCCGCTGGTCTACAAGGCGGTGTCGTCGTGGTTCGTCGCAGTGACGCAGTTCAAGGACCGGATGGTCGAGCTGAACCAGCAGATCAACTGGACCCCGGGGCACATCAAGGACGGCTCGTTCGGCAAGTGGCTGGCCAACGCCCGGGACTGGTCGATCAGCCGGAACCGGTTCTGGGGCTCGCCGATCCCGGTGTGGAAGTCCGACGACCCGAACTACCCGCGCGTCGACGTGTACGGCTCCCTGGCCGACCTCGAGCGGGACTTCGGCGTACGCCTGACCGACCTGCACCGGCCGGCGGTGGACGACCTGGTCCGCCCCAACCCGGACGACCCGACCGGCAAGTCGATGATGCGCCGGGTGCCGGAGGTGCTGGACTGCTGGTTCGAGTCCGGCTCGATGCCGTTCGCCCAGGTGCACTACCCGTTCGAGAACCGCGAGTGGTTCGAGCACCACTACCCGGGCGACTTCATCGTCGAGTACATCGGACAGACGCGCGGCTGGTTCTACACCATGCACGTGCTGGCCACGGCGCTGTTCGACCGGCCGGCGTTCCGCAACTGCCTGAGCCACGGCATCCTGCTCGGCTCCGACGGGCGCAAGATGTCCAAGAGCCTGCGCAACTACCCGGACGTCTACCACGTCTTCGACGCGTACGGCTCGGACGCGATGCGCTGGATGCTGATGTCCTCGCCGGTGCTGCGCGGCGGCGACATGGCGGTCACCGAGACGCTCATCCGGGACGCGGTGCGTCAGGTGCTGCTGCCGCTCTGGAACGTCTGGTACTTCTTCTCGCTCTACGCCAACGCCGACTCCTACACGGCGAAGCGTCGCACCGACTCGACGCACCTGCTCGACCGGTACGTGCTGGCGAAGACGAACGAGCTGGTGTCGACGGTCCAGGGGCAGCTCGACGCGTACGACATCTCGGGCGCGTGCGCCAGCGTGCGGTCCTACCTGGATGCGCTCACCAACTGGTACGTGCGCCGGTCGCGGGACCGGTTCTGGGCGGGCGACGCCGACGCGTTCGACACGCTCTGGACCGTGCTGGAGACGCTCTGCCGGGTGGTGGCACCCCTGGCGCCGCTGACCGCCGAGGAGATCTGGCGCGGGCTCACCGGCCAGCGGTCGGTGCACCTGACCGACTTCCCGTCCGCCGAGGAGTTCCCGGCCGACCACGAGCTGGTCGCCGCCATGGACAACGTCCGGGCGGTCGCCTCGGCGGCGCTGTCGCTGCGCAAGGCCAAGGGCCTGCGGGTGCGGCTGCCGCTGTCGAAGCTGACCGTGGCCTCGCCGGTCGCCGCCCAGCTGCGGCCCTTCGCCGACCTGGTCGCCGACGAGGTCAACGTGAAGGAGGTCGTCTTCACCGACGAGGTGTCGGCGTACTGCCAGCAGGTGCTGACCGTGGTGCCCCGGGCGCTCGGCCCGCGGGTCGGCAAGGCGGTCCAGCAGGTGATCAAGGCGGTCAAGGCGGGGGAGTGGGAGCTGGTCGAGGGCGCCCCGGTCGCGGCCGGGGTCACGCTGGCCGAGGGCGAGTACGAGCTGCGCCTGGTCGCCGCCGACGCCGAGCACTCCGCGCCGCTGCCCGGCGGCGAGGGAGTGGTCGTGCTGGACACCGAGGTCACCCCGGAGCTGGCCGCCGAGGGGCTGGCCCGGGACGTGGTCCGGGTGGTGCAGCAGGCCCGCCGGGACGCCGACCTGGACGTCTCGGACCGGATCGTGGTCGCGCTCTCGGCCTCGGAGGAGGTGCGTGCGGCGGTGGCCGCGTACACCGACTTCGTGGCGCGGGAGGTGCTCGCCGACACGATCGACTTCGTCGAGGGGGTCGAGGGCTTCGCCGGCGAGGCCGGCGAGGGCGAGCGGGTGACGGTGGCCGTCCGGCGGGTATGA
- a CDS encoding ArsR family transcriptional regulator, with the protein MIRIELDEPTLARTRIATSPLWEVMTSLYVLKRHPGEAPWPYTGWARHARRVLAEVPETAPARLLTADDRAPDFLTPVPPSPAPTLAEELAVLRATPAEVIAEQIPRYHDPDDLPDWLRPFVTDRQAALDRLAGGIQAYWDAAIAPWWPVMRAALDEEVLHRARALAADGPDALLADLHERVRWEEPVLTLVKPLDQSFRAVDQRLLLIPLIFSRGALACSTDHPEIVAVSYQARGAAVLAEGGPTPTADVPGTDRLAILVGRGRAQVLRALARPATTAGLAATLGLAPSTVSEHLAALLAAGVVHRRRVGRRVLYGLEPAGLALVTLIGSDPAAASA; encoded by the coding sequence GTGATCCGGATCGAGTTGGACGAGCCCACGCTGGCCCGCACCCGGATCGCCACCAGCCCGCTCTGGGAGGTGATGACCAGCCTCTACGTGCTGAAGCGTCACCCTGGGGAGGCGCCCTGGCCGTACACCGGCTGGGCCCGGCACGCCCGCCGGGTGCTGGCCGAGGTGCCGGAGACGGCGCCGGCCCGGCTGCTCACCGCCGACGACCGGGCACCGGACTTCCTCACCCCGGTCCCGCCGTCGCCGGCCCCCACCCTGGCCGAGGAGCTGGCCGTGCTGCGCGCGACCCCGGCCGAGGTGATCGCCGAGCAGATCCCCCGCTACCACGACCCCGACGACCTGCCGGACTGGCTGCGCCCGTTCGTCACCGACCGGCAGGCCGCGCTGGACCGGCTCGCCGGCGGCATCCAGGCGTACTGGGACGCGGCCATCGCGCCCTGGTGGCCGGTCATGCGGGCGGCGCTGGACGAGGAGGTGCTGCACCGGGCCCGGGCACTCGCCGCCGACGGCCCGGACGCGCTCCTGGCCGACCTGCACGAGCGGGTGCGCTGGGAAGAGCCGGTGCTCACCCTGGTCAAACCCCTGGACCAGAGCTTCCGCGCGGTGGATCAGCGGCTGCTGCTGATCCCGCTCATCTTCTCCCGGGGCGCGCTGGCCTGTTCCACCGACCATCCGGAGATCGTCGCGGTCTCCTACCAGGCCCGCGGGGCGGCCGTGCTCGCCGAGGGCGGGCCCACCCCGACGGCGGACGTTCCCGGGACCGACCGCCTGGCGATCCTGGTCGGCCGGGGCCGGGCCCAGGTGCTGCGGGCGCTGGCCCGGCCGGCCACCACCGCTGGGCTCGCCGCCACCCTCGGGCTCGCGCCGAGCACCGTCTCCGAACACCTCGCCGCGCTGCTCGCGGCCGGGGTGGTGCACCGCCGCCGGGTGGGCCGGCGGGTGCTGTACGGCCTGGAGCCGGCCGGCTTGGCCCTGGTCACGCTGATCGGGTCGGATCCGGCGGCCGCCTCCGCCTGA
- a CDS encoding lysophospholipid acyltransferase family protein, whose product MPLLYTIGKLAVAPTIRLAFRPTVEGLEHIPATGGAIFAGNHLSVADELLLGTVVPRHLAFWAKSEYFTGTGVKGAFSKFVLTGLGAIPVARAGGRAALSAFDAAIPVLKAGDLVAVYPEGTRSPDGRLYRGRTGAARLAVAAGVPIIPVGVTGTDKAQPIGTRVPRPGKAKISIRFGKPLDVTGRSDDRTSLREITDELMAEIQKLTGQEYVPRYAPKRVEPTADPT is encoded by the coding sequence GTGCCGCTGCTCTACACCATCGGCAAGCTCGCCGTGGCACCCACGATCCGGTTGGCCTTCCGTCCGACCGTGGAGGGGTTGGAGCACATCCCGGCGACGGGCGGGGCGATCTTCGCGGGCAACCACCTTTCCGTCGCCGACGAGCTGCTTCTCGGCACGGTGGTGCCGCGCCACCTGGCGTTCTGGGCCAAGTCGGAGTACTTCACGGGCACCGGGGTGAAGGGCGCGTTCTCCAAGTTCGTGCTCACCGGGCTGGGCGCGATTCCGGTCGCGCGGGCCGGCGGACGGGCGGCGCTGTCCGCGTTCGACGCCGCCATCCCGGTGCTCAAGGCCGGTGACCTGGTCGCCGTCTACCCCGAGGGGACCCGCTCGCCGGACGGGCGGCTCTACCGGGGGCGGACCGGGGCGGCCCGGCTCGCGGTGGCGGCCGGTGTGCCGATCATCCCGGTCGGCGTGACCGGCACCGACAAGGCGCAGCCCATCGGGACGCGGGTGCCCCGGCCCGGCAAGGCCAAGATCAGCATCCGGTTCGGCAAGCCGCTGGACGTCACCGGCCGGTCCGACGACCGCACCTCGCTGCGCGAGATCACCGACGAGCTGATGGCCGAGATCCAGAAGCTCACCGGCCAGGAGTACGTCCCCCGCTACGCCCCCAAGCGCGTCGAGCCCACCGCCGACCCCACCTGA
- a CDS encoding TIGR03960 family B12-binding radical SAM protein — protein sequence MSAPSTTPRPVAANSVWPRLEPLLPQVTKPIQYVGGELGAVVKDWDGVTVRWALMYPDAYEVGLPNQGVQILYEVLNELPDVLAERTYAVWPDLEKLMRAHGVPQFTVDAHRPVRDFDVFGVSFSTELGYTNLLTAIDLAGIPLLAADRTDADPVIVAGGHAAFNPEPIADFVDAAVLGDGEEAVLEITAIVRDWKNEGCPGGRDELLLRLARTESVYVPRFYDVDYLPDGRIQRVVPNRPDVPFRVHKRTTMDLDAWPYPKKPLVPLAETVHERYAVEIFRGCTRGCRFCQAGMITRPVRERSITTVGQMVQQGLEFSGFHEVGLLSLSSADHSEIGDMCSGLAEQYEGTNVSLSLPSTRVDAFNIDLAQELSRNGRRTGLTFAPEGGSERIRKVINKMVSKEDLIRTVVTAYTNGWRQVKLYFMCGLPTETDEDVLEIADMAHEVIKAGRAATGSRDIRCTVSIGGFVPKPHTPFQWASMARPEVIDARLKLLKQAINADRSLGRAIGFRYHDGEPSLIEGLLSRGDRRVGAVIRKVWENGGRFDGWSEHFSYQRWVDAAAEMLPTFGVDLDWFTTRERDELEVLPWDHLDSGLDKDWLWQDWQDSLSEYEQDDCRWTPCFDCGVCPAMDTEIQIGPTGQKLLPLTPVNGLKLPTGAQR from the coding sequence ATGAGTGCCCCGTCCACGACGCCGCGCCCGGTCGCGGCCAATTCTGTCTGGCCCCGGCTGGAGCCGCTGCTGCCCCAGGTGACCAAGCCCATCCAGTACGTCGGTGGTGAGCTGGGTGCGGTGGTCAAGGACTGGGACGGGGTGACCGTCCGGTGGGCGCTGATGTACCCGGACGCGTACGAGGTCGGCCTGCCCAACCAGGGCGTGCAGATCTTGTACGAGGTGCTCAACGAGCTGCCCGACGTGCTGGCCGAGCGGACGTACGCGGTCTGGCCGGACCTGGAGAAGCTGATGCGCGCCCACGGCGTGCCGCAGTTCACCGTCGACGCGCACCGCCCGGTGCGTGACTTCGACGTGTTCGGCGTCTCCTTCTCCACCGAGCTGGGCTACACGAACCTGCTCACCGCGATCGACCTGGCCGGCATCCCGCTGCTCGCCGCCGACCGCACCGACGCCGACCCGGTGATCGTGGCCGGCGGGCACGCCGCGTTCAACCCGGAGCCGATCGCCGACTTCGTCGACGCCGCCGTGCTCGGCGACGGCGAGGAGGCGGTGCTGGAGATCACTGCGATCGTCCGGGACTGGAAGAACGAGGGCTGCCCGGGCGGCCGGGACGAGCTGCTGCTGCGGCTGGCCCGCACCGAGAGCGTCTACGTGCCGCGCTTCTACGACGTGGACTACCTGCCCGACGGCCGGATCCAGCGGGTGGTGCCGAACCGCCCCGACGTGCCGTTCCGGGTGCACAAGCGCACGACCATGGACCTGGACGCCTGGCCGTACCCGAAGAAGCCCCTGGTGCCGCTGGCCGAGACGGTCCACGAGCGGTACGCGGTGGAGATCTTCCGCGGCTGCACCCGCGGCTGCCGGTTCTGCCAGGCCGGCATGATCACCCGGCCGGTGCGGGAGCGCTCGATCACCACCGTCGGCCAGATGGTGCAGCAGGGGCTGGAGTTCTCCGGCTTCCACGAGGTGGGCCTGCTGTCGCTGTCGTCGGCCGACCACTCGGAGATCGGCGACATGTGCTCCGGCCTCGCCGAGCAGTACGAGGGCACCAACGTGTCGCTCTCCCTGCCGTCGACCCGGGTGGACGCGTTCAACATCGACCTGGCCCAGGAGTTGTCCCGCAACGGCCGGCGGACCGGCCTGACCTTCGCCCCCGAGGGCGGGTCGGAGCGGATCCGCAAGGTGATCAACAAGATGGTGTCGAAGGAAGACCTCATCCGCACCGTGGTCACCGCGTACACCAACGGCTGGCGGCAGGTGAAGCTGTACTTCATGTGCGGCCTTCCCACCGAGACCGACGAGGACGTCCTCGAGATCGCGGACATGGCGCACGAGGTCATCAAGGCCGGCCGGGCGGCGACCGGATCCAGGGACATCCGCTGCACGGTCTCCATCGGCGGGTTCGTGCCGAAGCCGCACACTCCGTTCCAGTGGGCCTCCATGGCACGGCCGGAGGTCATCGACGCGCGGCTCAAGCTGCTCAAGCAGGCCATCAACGCGGACCGTTCGCTCGGCCGGGCGATCGGCTTCCGCTACCACGACGGCGAGCCCTCGTTGATCGAGGGGCTGCTCTCCCGGGGCGACCGTCGGGTCGGCGCGGTGATCCGCAAGGTGTGGGAGAACGGCGGCCGGTTCGACGGCTGGAGCGAGCACTTCTCCTACCAGCGCTGGGTGGACGCGGCGGCCGAGATGCTGCCGACCTTCGGGGTGGACCTGGACTGGTTCACCACCCGGGAGCGCGACGAACTGGAGGTCCTGCCCTGGGACCACCTCGACTCGGGCCTGGACAAGGACTGGCTCTGGCAGGACTGGCAGGACTCCCTGTCCGAGTACGAGCAGGACGACTGTCGCTGGACGCCCTGCTTCGACTGCGGTGTCTGCCCGGCCATGGACACCGAGATCCAGATCGGCCCGACCGGCCAGAAGCTGCTGCCGTTGACCCCGGTCAACGGGCTGAAGCTGCCGACCGGCGCGCAGCGGTAA
- a CDS encoding ABC transporter ATP-binding protein — translation MSDYAIEAAGLRRTYRSRTGWLRPQRREVEAVRGVDLTVGNGELFGLLGPNGAGKTTTIKLLNTLLIPTAGTARICGHDVVAETREVRRRIGYVFGGDRGLYDRLSALDNLRYFAELYGVPGREQKRRIGELLALVRLDGREHERVEGYSRGMRQRLHIARGLLHRPRVLFLDEPSIGVDPVAARELRQTVADLAATGTTVLLTTHYMAEADELCDRIAVIADGRIQALGTPAELRHHADGRQVLEVEAYGVTDAQLARIHALPGVREASVTVTGAAQVLTVQSDAGVDVQADVLRELDGVRLGRVSARQPTLEDAYVTIVNRVTVPSRPLEAVAG, via the coding sequence ATGAGCGATTACGCGATCGAGGCGGCCGGGCTGCGGCGCACCTACCGCAGCCGAACGGGATGGTTACGACCCCAGCGCCGGGAGGTGGAGGCGGTCCGCGGCGTCGACCTGACGGTCGGCAACGGGGAGCTGTTCGGCCTGCTCGGACCGAACGGCGCCGGCAAGACCACCACCATCAAGCTGCTGAACACGCTGCTCATCCCGACCGCCGGCACCGCCCGGATCTGCGGCCACGACGTGGTCGCCGAGACCCGGGAGGTACGCCGGCGGATCGGGTATGTCTTCGGCGGTGACCGGGGCCTGTACGACCGGCTCTCCGCCCTGGACAACCTGCGCTACTTCGCCGAGCTGTACGGGGTGCCGGGGCGGGAGCAGAAGCGGCGCATCGGCGAGCTGCTGGCGCTGGTCCGGCTCGACGGCCGGGAGCACGAGCGGGTGGAGGGCTACTCCCGGGGCATGCGGCAGCGGCTGCACATCGCCCGCGGCCTGCTGCACCGGCCGCGGGTGCTCTTCCTCGACGAGCCGTCGATCGGGGTGGACCCGGTGGCCGCGCGGGAGCTGCGGCAGACCGTAGCCGACCTGGCCGCCACCGGCACCACCGTGCTGCTGACCACCCACTACATGGCCGAGGCGGACGAGCTCTGCGACCGGATCGCGGTGATCGCCGACGGCCGCATCCAGGCCCTCGGCACCCCCGCCGAGCTGCGCCACCACGCCGATGGGCGGCAGGTGCTGGAGGTCGAGGCGTACGGCGTGACAGACGCCCAGCTCGCCCGGATCCACGCCCTGCCCGGAGTGCGCGAGGCGAGCGTGACCGTGACCGGCGCGGCGCAGGTGCTGACCGTGCAGTCCGACGCGGGGGTGGACGTGCAGGCGGACGTGCTGCGCGAGCTGGACGGGGTCCGGCTGGGCCGGGTCAGCGCCCGGCAGCCCACGCTGGAGGACGCGTACGTGACGATCGTCAACCGGGTCACCGTGCCGTCCCGCCCGCTCGAGGCGGTGGCCGGGTGA
- the mycP gene encoding type VII secretion-associated serine protease mycosin produces the protein MRLNVGGLRPVVAALVAGLLVLGAAQPAAAAPRRAEQWYLDELRIDQVHKVATGRGVLVAVVDTGVDGSHPDIAGRLVPGGRTDGRSGDGRTDPDGHGTHMAGIIAATDAARDGVVGIAPAAKILPIGISVEKRGGVTEAASAAGIRLAADRGAKVINLSYGSMGAASDEEVQAIQYALQRDAVVVAAAGNTDRGDSAVNNPANLPGVIAVTGTTRGGAFWSGSVEGPEAVVAAPGDSIYNIGPDHGYGWGDGTSDATAIVSGVAALIRSKYPDLDAPNVINRIIRTARDAGPAGRDPQYGYGRINPVAALTANVPTVSANPLLEPKAASPAPPRAGEDDDFDVTQYGDRGGPTDQQVMIIGVGIAVVLVILLALAIFLVWNRRRSRRDAARAADIPDEVLDRMTDGGHPVPAGYGPPGAPPVPGAGPAPGGGYPPPGPGGYAPPTGYAPPPGAPPAPPGGNRS, from the coding sequence ATGAGGTTGAACGTCGGCGGGCTCCGGCCGGTCGTGGCCGCCCTGGTGGCCGGCCTCCTGGTGCTGGGGGCGGCCCAACCGGCGGCCGCCGCGCCCCGCCGGGCCGAGCAGTGGTACCTGGACGAACTTCGCATCGACCAGGTGCACAAGGTCGCCACCGGTCGGGGCGTGCTGGTCGCGGTGGTGGACACCGGGGTCGACGGCAGCCACCCGGACATCGCCGGCCGGCTCGTGCCCGGGGGCCGCACCGACGGCCGCAGCGGGGACGGCCGGACCGATCCGGACGGCCACGGCACGCACATGGCCGGCATCATCGCCGCCACCGACGCCGCCCGGGACGGGGTGGTGGGCATCGCCCCGGCCGCGAAGATCCTGCCCATCGGCATCTCCGTCGAGAAGCGGGGCGGTGTCACCGAAGCGGCGTCCGCCGCCGGCATCCGGCTGGCCGCCGACCGCGGCGCGAAGGTGATCAACCTGTCCTACGGCAGCATGGGCGCCGCCTCGGACGAAGAGGTGCAGGCGATCCAGTACGCGCTGCAACGGGACGCCGTGGTGGTGGCCGCCGCCGGCAACACCGACCGGGGCGACAGTGCGGTGAACAACCCGGCCAACCTCCCCGGCGTGATCGCGGTGACCGGCACGACCAGGGGCGGCGCCTTCTGGTCCGGCTCCGTGGAGGGCCCGGAGGCTGTGGTCGCCGCCCCCGGGGACAGCATCTACAACATCGGCCCGGACCACGGCTACGGCTGGGGTGACGGCACCTCCGACGCCACCGCGATCGTGTCCGGGGTCGCGGCGCTGATCCGGTCGAAGTACCCGGACCTCGACGCGCCGAACGTGATCAACCGGATCATCCGGACCGCCCGGGACGCCGGTCCGGCCGGCCGTGACCCGCAGTACGGCTACGGCCGGATCAACCCGGTCGCCGCGCTGACCGCGAACGTGCCCACGGTCTCCGCGAACCCGCTCCTCGAGCCGAAGGCGGCCAGCCCGGCCCCGCCCCGGGCGGGCGAGGACGACGACTTCGATGTGACCCAGTACGGCGACCGGGGCGGCCCGACCGACCAGCAGGTCATGATCATCGGCGTCGGCATCGCCGTGGTACTGGTGATCCTGCTGGCGCTGGCGATCTTCCTGGTCTGGAACCGGCGTCGGTCCCGCCGGGACGCGGCCCGGGCGGCCGACATCCCGGACGAGGTGCTCGACCGGATGACCGACGGCGGGCACCCGGTCCCGGCCGGCTACGGCCCGCCGGGCGCGCCGCCCGTACCGGGTGCCGGGCCCGCTCCGGGCGGTGGTTACCCGCCGCCGGGACCGGGCGGTTACGCCCCGCCCACCGGCTACGCGCCCCCACCGGGTGCGCCGCCCGCCCCGCCGGGCGGGAATCGGTCCTGA